One genomic window of Candidatus Nitrosopumilus sediminis includes the following:
- the wecB gene encoding non-hydrolyzing UDP-N-acetylglucosamine 2-epimerase, which translates to MKVMSIFGTRPEIIRLSRIFAKLETNFEHIMVNTNQNFTPELNRIFFKDLKIRKPDYNLKVNTGNYGKEIGEIIEKSEKIILKEKPDVLLILGDTNSGLAAIPASHHGIKIVHLEAGMRAYDFRMPEEKNRVLIDHLSSVLLPYTNYSRENLIRENIHTSKIYVVGNPIIEVINYFTKQIENSSVLEKMKLGTKDYFLITAHRSENVDDPKSLEKIFSGLEKIHLKFKKRIIYPIHPRTLSKIKKKIPKCIECIKPLGFFDFTKLEKNAFCIITDSGTVPEEALFFGVPCVTIRESTERPEYIEAGGNILSGLEPDNLVKSVKLITSSKNKLEWINSLGDNKTSDRVANILSGKIERQKF; encoded by the coding sequence ATGAAAGTTATGTCAATTTTTGGAACTAGGCCTGAAATAATAAGATTAAGTAGAATTTTTGCCAAATTAGAAACTAATTTTGAACATATTATGGTTAACACCAATCAAAATTTCACACCAGAGTTAAATCGAATATTCTTTAAAGATCTAAAAATTAGAAAGCCAGATTATAATCTAAAAGTCAATACAGGAAATTATGGAAAAGAAATTGGGGAAATTATAGAAAAAAGTGAAAAAATTATTTTAAAAGAAAAACCAGATGTTTTACTCATTTTAGGTGATACAAATAGTGGATTAGCAGCTATTCCAGCCTCACATCATGGAATAAAGATTGTGCATTTAGAAGCTGGTATGAGAGCATATGATTTTCGAATGCCAGAAGAAAAAAATCGTGTTTTGATAGATCATCTCTCATCAGTTCTTTTACCATATACAAATTATTCAAGAGAGAATCTGATAAGGGAAAATATCCATACTAGTAAAATCTATGTTGTTGGAAATCCAATAATTGAAGTGATTAATTATTTTACAAAACAAATTGAGAATAGTTCTGTATTGGAAAAAATGAAACTTGGTACAAAAGATTATTTTTTGATAACTGCTCATAGAAGTGAAAATGTTGATGATCCAAAGAGTTTAGAAAAAATATTTTCAGGTTTAGAAAAGATTCATTTAAAATTTAAGAAAAGAATAATCTACCCCATACATCCAAGAACTCTTAGTAAAATTAAGAAAAAAATTCCCAAATGCATAGAATGTATTAAGCCTCTAGGATTTTTTGATTTTACTAAATTAGAAAAAAATGCGTTTTGCATAATTACAGATTCAGGAACTGTTCCAGAAGAGGCATTGTTTTTTGGGGTTCCATGTGTTACTATTAGAGAAAGTACAGAACGCCCAGAATACATCGAAGCCGGTGGAAATATACTTTCAGGGTTAGAACCTGATAATCTTGTGAAATCTGTTAAATTAATTACTTCATCAAAAAATAAATTAGAATGGATTAATTCTTTAGGAGATAACAAGACCTCTGATAGAGTAGCAAATATACTAAGTGGTAAAATTGAGAGACAAAAATTTTAG
- a CDS encoding SDR family NAD(P)-dependent oxidoreductase codes for MKYSNVLNNKNILITGGTGSFGHQMIKELMPYKPKTVRIFSRDEDKQHSMKMELEKEPIFKKIEFVIGDVRDYDRMYTVTKDIDIVFHAAALKQVPTVESHPYEAVKTNIFGAYNVVKASVVRKVKNVIAVSTDKAVKPVNAMGMTKALQEKIILSDDLSKDGTKFCCVRYGNVLGSRGSVIPLWNSKIEAKQPLPITHKEMTRFLLTLSDAIDLVFYSLKHGKGGEIFVKKAPAAKMTDLALAYAELKTGKKDYPLEFIGVRAGEKIDEVLVSHEEMRRAQERKDHFVINRENDFDITSLKKSLKNIEYDSSNANHLSIKELKEIMKKLNWVL; via the coding sequence TTGAAATATTCTAATGTTTTGAATAACAAAAATATCTTGATAACTGGAGGTACGGGTAGTTTTGGACATCAAATGATTAAAGAATTAATGCCTTACAAACCTAAAACTGTTAGAATTTTTAGTCGAGATGAAGATAAACAGCATTCAATGAAAATGGAATTAGAAAAGGAACCTATCTTTAAAAAAATAGAATTCGTTATTGGTGATGTTCGTGATTATGATAGAATGTATACTGTTACAAAAGATATTGATATAGTTTTTCATGCTGCTGCTCTTAAACAAGTACCTACTGTGGAATCACATCCATATGAAGCTGTAAAAACAAATATTTTTGGAGCATATAATGTTGTTAAAGCCTCTGTAGTAAGAAAAGTCAAAAATGTTATTGCGGTTAGTACTGACAAAGCAGTTAAACCAGTAAATGCTATGGGAATGACTAAAGCCTTACAAGAAAAAATTATTCTTTCTGATGATTTATCAAAAGATGGAACAAAATTTTGTTGTGTAAGATATGGAAATGTTCTTGGAAGTAGAGGAAGCGTAATCCCATTATGGAATTCAAAAATAGAAGCAAAACAACCTTTGCCAATAACTCATAAAGAAATGACTCGATTTTTACTTACATTATCTGATGCCATAGATTTAGTATTTTATTCTCTTAAACATGGAAAAGGTGGGGAAATTTTTGTTAAAAAAGCTCCAGCTGCAAAAATGACTGATCTTGCATTAGCATATGCTGAATTGAAAACAGGAAAGAAAGACTATCCTCTAGAATTTATTGGTGTAAGAGCTGGAGAAAAAATTGATGAAGTACTTGTTTCTCATGAAGAGATGAGACGTGCTCAAGAAAGGAAAGATCATTTTGTTATTAATCGAGAAAATGATTTTGATATAACATCTTTAAAGAAATCTCTAAAAAATATTGAATATGATTCAAGCAATGCAAATCATTTGAGTATAAAAGAACTAAAAGAAATTATGAAAAAACTCAATTGGGTTTTGTAA
- a CDS encoding glycosyltransferase family 2 protein, with protein sequence MKVSIIIPVYNAEKYLKECIESVLNQTYKNIEIIAVNDGSTDNSLEILKEYSDRIKIISKLNGGTASAFNLAIEKMTGDWFKWMSADDVLYPNAVEELITESEKIENKQNTILYSNYDIIDSNSKTIKQFIEPNYNNLDLFDFNIILLDHHIGNGITSLIHKSALERYGGFNETIGYAEDYELWLRFCVIYGCRLHLIPKILAKYRVHEEQLTQSKIGESLDKANSIRKMILDKLELKEREKYQNALKEKVRRKPISIKIRHLIRDKIVKKLPKSITDNIFKIYFNTIKK encoded by the coding sequence ATGAAAGTTTCAATCATTATTCCAGTTTATAATGCTGAAAAATATTTAAAAGAATGTATTGAATCTGTTTTAAATCAAACATACAAGAATATTGAAATAATTGCAGTTAATGATGGTTCAACAGATAACTCTTTAGAAATTCTAAAAGAGTATTCGGATAGAATTAAAATAATTTCAAAATTAAATGGAGGGACAGCATCTGCATTTAATTTAGCAATAGAAAAAATGACAGGAGACTGGTTTAAATGGATGAGTGCAGATGATGTATTATATCCTAATGCAGTTGAGGAATTAATAACAGAGTCTGAAAAAATTGAAAATAAACAAAATACGATACTATACTCTAATTACGACATAATTGATTCAAATAGTAAAACAATCAAACAATTTATTGAGCCAAATTACAATAATCTAGATCTATTTGATTTTAATATTATTTTATTAGATCATCATATTGGTAATGGAATTACAAGTTTAATTCACAAATCAGCATTAGAACGATATGGAGGATTTAATGAAACAATTGGTTATGCTGAAGATTATGAATTGTGGTTAAGGTTTTGTGTTATTTATGGATGTAGATTGCATTTAATTCCAAAAATTCTAGCAAAATACAGAGTTCATGAGGAACAACTTACCCAATCAAAAATTGGAGAATCGTTAGATAAAGCAAATAGTATTAGAAAAATGATTCTTGATAAATTAGAATTGAAAGAACGAGAAAAATATCAAAATGCATTAAAAGAAAAGGTAAGAAGAAAACCAATATCAATTAAAATTAGACATTTGATAAGAGACAAAATAGTAAAAAAATTGCCAAAATCAATCACAGATAATATATTTAAAATTTATTTTAATACAATTAAAAAATAA
- a CDS encoding class I SAM-dependent methyltransferase → MNWLGEIIQNHVNSSDIVLDLGCGIMQATTDSIEKHPELSTLERLKGKKSIPANLNCKMIVGVDIWEKYLEKNKERYIVLKSNVENTEIFLDNSFDIVISLDVLEHMNEETSLKLLDEMERISRRKVIIYTPKQFELNEKNEEDAWGMGKNPYQLHKSLIKPEIFEKRGYNVTFPEPDKNTLAIKEIS, encoded by the coding sequence ATGAATTGGTTAGGAGAGATTATTCAGAATCATGTTAATAGTTCAGATATTGTTTTAGATTTAGGATGTGGAATTATGCAGGCAACTACAGATTCCATTGAAAAACATCCAGAATTATCCACATTAGAAAGATTAAAAGGTAAAAAATCAATTCCTGCCAATCTTAATTGCAAAATGATAGTAGGGGTAGATATTTGGGAAAAATATCTAGAAAAAAACAAAGAGCGATATATTGTTTTAAAATCAAATGTGGAAAATACAGAGATTTTTTTAGATAATAGTTTTGATATAGTTATTTCTCTAGATGTTTTAGAACATATGAATGAAGAAACAAGTTTAAAGCTTCTTGATGAAATGGAAAGGATATCAAGAAGAAAAGTGATTATATACACACCTAAACAATTTGAATTAAATGAGAAAAATGAAGAGGATGCATGGGGAATGGGCAAAAATCCTTATCAATTACATAAATCTCTCATTAAGCCAGAAATTTTTGAAAAACGAGGATATAATGTCACATTTCCAGAACCAGATAAAAATACTTTGGCAATTAAAGAAATTTCATAA
- a CDS encoding glycosyltransferase family 4 protein, producing MKIGIIHQFLDLLGGAERTTSALIDALKKTNHDITLYTSTDTEFEKSKKFEIKKINSTMPYLWKLKKQIENKKIYSKVNDQDLIIVMDGGFGFRFLPRKKIILYCHSTFEYEKKFIDQKIPGWRGILYKIVQNDIKNNLKHFNEENIHLISNSEFTKNSIKKLFGVDSKIIYPPVNLELFSNKIVKTEKVVSITRYAPEKNFTFFSKILKCCEVDFSVIGNSKLKQIEFYDDLKKQLENYKNIHLYNNISQKSLIEILFSSKVYFHPSIETFGISVVESIASGCIPIVPDNSAHKETVPFEELRYKENDENDAKMKIEAALRGDFDKYLPELKRHIEKFQTKKFQRNILEFIEEIMIT from the coding sequence ATGAAAATTGGGATAATTCATCAATTTCTAGATCTATTAGGGGGAGCTGAGAGGACAACTTCTGCATTAATTGATGCATTAAAAAAAACAAATCATGATATCACTTTATACACTTCTACTGACACTGAATTTGAAAAATCAAAAAAATTTGAAATTAAGAAAATTAATTCTACCATGCCATATCTATGGAAGTTAAAAAAACAGATTGAAAATAAAAAAATTTATTCAAAAGTAAATGATCAAGATTTAATTATTGTGATGGATGGAGGATTTGGGTTCAGGTTTTTACCAAGAAAAAAAATTATTCTTTATTGTCATAGTACATTTGAGTATGAAAAAAAATTTATTGATCAAAAAATTCCAGGTTGGCGCGGTATATTATATAAGATTGTACAAAATGACATAAAAAATAATCTCAAACATTTTAACGAAGAAAATATTCATTTAATATCAAATTCAGAGTTTACAAAAAATAGTATTAAAAAATTATTTGGTGTAGATTCTAAGATTATTTATCCTCCAGTCAATTTAGAATTATTTTCAAATAAGATAGTGAAAACAGAGAAAGTGGTTTCAATTACAAGATATGCTCCTGAAAAGAATTTTACTTTTTTTAGTAAAATATTAAAATGCTGTGAAGTAGATTTTAGCGTTATTGGAAATTCAAAGCTTAAACAAATTGAATTTTATGATGATCTAAAAAAACAACTAGAAAATTATAAAAACATCCATCTTTATAATAATATTTCACAAAAAAGTCTGATAGAAATATTGTTTTCATCAAAGGTATACTTTCATCCATCCATAGAGACTTTTGGGATTTCCGTTGTAGAAAGTATAGCATCAGGATGCATACCAATTGTTCCTGATAATTCTGCACATAAAGAGACAGTCCCATTTGAAGAATTACGTTATAAAGAAAATGATGAAAATGATGCTAAAATGAAAATTGAGGCAGCATTGAGAGGAGATTTTGACAAATATCTGCCAGAATTAAAAAGACATATAGAAAAATTTCAAACCAAAAAATTTCAAAGAAATATACTTGAATTTATTGAAGAGATTATGATTACTTAA
- the mtnA gene encoding S-methyl-5-thioribose-1-phosphate isomerase translates to MDDKTIIDSSLRTVEWKDNKVIMIDQTQLPNELVFVEYDDFNQVANAIKTLIVRGAPAIGVSGAFGLALASLQSKATTKEELLSDLKNARKILFATRPTAVNLGWGLEKIMNIAKTGETVEQIKDLVISTAKKMADEDIEINKAMGKNGSVLFDDNDTIMTHCNAGALATVAYGTALGVIRAARESGKNVKVIATETRPIQQGSRLTAFELKHDGFDVSLVPDTAVGYSMANGLVNKVVVGADRIVKTGHVFNKIGTYQVATMAKQHGIPFYVAAPLSTIDLKTKAEDVIIEMRNGTEVTGIGEKKTAPDDIGVINPAFDMTPPELISGIITEKGVATAPYEESIPKLFEANN, encoded by the coding sequence ATGGATGACAAAACCATAATAGATTCATCACTTCGAACAGTAGAATGGAAAGACAACAAAGTGATTATGATTGACCAGACCCAATTACCGAATGAACTAGTATTTGTAGAATATGACGATTTTAACCAAGTTGCAAATGCCATCAAAACTTTGATAGTCAGAGGTGCACCTGCAATTGGTGTATCTGGTGCATTTGGTTTAGCATTAGCCTCTTTACAAAGCAAAGCAACAACAAAAGAAGAATTACTATCTGATTTGAAGAATGCAAGAAAAATTCTCTTTGCAACAAGACCCACTGCAGTAAATCTGGGATGGGGATTGGAAAAAATTATGAATATCGCTAAAACTGGTGAAACAGTTGAACAAATTAAAGATCTAGTAATCTCTACTGCTAAAAAAATGGCAGATGAAGATATAGAAATAAACAAAGCTATGGGAAAGAATGGTTCTGTTTTATTTGATGATAATGATACAATAATGACTCACTGCAATGCTGGTGCTCTAGCTACTGTTGCATATGGAACAGCATTAGGTGTAATTAGAGCAGCCAGAGAAAGTGGAAAAAATGTCAAGGTTATAGCAACTGAGACCAGACCGATTCAACAAGGATCACGATTAACAGCATTTGAGTTAAAACATGATGGATTTGATGTTAGTTTGGTTCCTGACACTGCAGTAGGATATTCGATGGCAAATGGATTAGTAAACAAAGTTGTAGTCGGAGCTGATAGAATTGTAAAGACAGGCCATGTCTTTAACAAAATTGGCACATATCAGGTAGCAACAATGGCCAAACAACACGGAATTCCATTTTATGTTGCAGCCCCATTATCAACAATTGATCTAAAAACAAAGGCTGAAGATGTCATTATTGAAATGCGTAATGGGACAGAAGTTACAGGAATTGGTGAAAAAAAAACAGCCCCCGATGATATTGGAGTTATTAATCCTGCATTTGATATGACTCCCCCAGAATTAATTTCTGGAATAATTACTGAAAAAGGTGTGGCTACAGCCCCTTATGAGGAATCAATCCCAAAATTATTTGAAGCTAATAATTAG
- a CDS encoding PqqD family peptide modification chaperone — MSTVSAQAIEDSLKQCMDPEVPLNIVEMGLIYGIDVTENNDVNIKMTMTTQGCPLHETLIQDATRYAKKVPGVNNVKIDIVWEPAWSMDKMTEEGKLKIKNMGAAMNTPAPINYETALPQGVGKLVQQEDGSMVLANEHEQGFMVNQAIVDFWKSCNGQRKVTELVEVFAQQTGLQRKQVEKEVMQLLQQLREGGLIAIAGQPDSPNVEFKK, encoded by the coding sequence ATGAGTACTGTTTCTGCACAGGCAATTGAGGATTCACTAAAACAATGCATGGATCCTGAAGTTCCACTAAATATTGTAGAAATGGGATTGATCTATGGAATTGATGTTACTGAAAACAATGATGTTAATATCAAAATGACAATGACCACACAAGGATGTCCTTTACATGAGACTTTAATTCAAGATGCAACAAGATACGCAAAAAAAGTTCCAGGAGTAAATAATGTGAAAATAGACATTGTATGGGAGCCTGCATGGTCAATGGATAAAATGACTGAAGAGGGAAAATTAAAAATCAAAAACATGGGTGCTGCAATGAATACTCCTGCTCCAATTAATTATGAAACTGCATTACCTCAAGGAGTTGGAAAACTAGTACAACAAGAAGACGGCTCTATGGTTTTGGCAAATGAGCATGAACAAGGATTTATGGTTAATCAAGCAATTGTTGACTTTTGGAAGTCTTGTAATGGACAACGTAAAGTCACCGAACTGGTTGAAGTGTTTGCTCAACAGACAGGACTACAAAGAAAGCAAGTTGAAAAAGAAGTCATGCAGTTATTACAACAACTACGTGAGGGTGGATTGATTGCAATTGCAGGTCAGCCAGACTCACCAAATGTAGAGTTTAAAAAATAA
- a CDS encoding SDR family oxidoreductase, with amino-acid sequence MTSAIVLGGSRGIGQAISDSLKSIDIDVFATSKNDIDTSNMDSVKGFLEKNTQTDILVLNTGGPAPKPFPTITEEDWKLYHNQLFLGFITILQNIKINDGGYIFLISSSVIKEPNAKLIISSAYRAAFAEVFKVLSKEYAGKNISCINIAPGPINTDRTQELIENVKEFEKTLPMKRLGEPEEIGNFVKSIIQNKIKYLSGVTINFDGANSDYIF; translated from the coding sequence ATGACTAGTGCAATCGTTCTTGGAGGTTCACGTGGAATAGGTCAAGCCATTTCAGATTCACTTAAATCAATAGACATTGATGTTTTTGCAACATCCAAAAATGATATTGACACATCAAATATGGATAGTGTTAAAGGATTTTTAGAAAAAAATACTCAAACAGACATTCTAGTTTTAAACACAGGGGGACCAGCTCCAAAACCATTTCCTACAATAACTGAAGAGGATTGGAAACTATATCACAATCAATTATTTCTAGGATTTATCACCATTTTACAAAATATCAAAATTAATGATGGAGGATACATTTTTTTGATTAGTTCTAGTGTAATTAAAGAGCCAAATGCAAAGTTGATAATATCATCAGCATATCGTGCTGCATTTGCAGAAGTTTTCAAAGTATTAAGTAAAGAATATGCAGGAAAAAATATTTCTTGCATCAACATAGCACCTGGCCCTATTAACACAGACAGAACTCAAGAATTAATTGAAAATGTCAAAGAATTTGAAAAAACATTGCCTATGAAAAGACTAGGTGAGCCAGAAGAGATAGGTAATTTTGTCAAATCAATTATTCAAAATAAGATCAAATATCTTTCAGGAGTCACAATAAACTTTGATGGTGCAAATTCAGACTATATTTTTTAG